The following proteins come from a genomic window of Natronosalvus vescus:
- a CDS encoding UPF0058 family protein: MKKQELIHLHGLLAEVSNHCANWDDCQISLDEYESLGIRPTSIHKSKTDHKAAVFALAGGITEPMREGEAEAVAATAD; this comes from the coding sequence ATGAAGAAACAAGAGCTCATTCACCTTCACGGCCTTCTTGCCGAAGTATCGAACCACTGTGCCAACTGGGATGACTGTCAGATTTCGCTCGATGAATACGAGTCTCTTGGTATTCGACCGACATCAATTCACAAATCGAAAACTGATCACAAAGCGGCTGTTTTTGCACTTGCGGGGGGAATCACGGAACCGATGCGAGAGGGGGAAGCCGAGGCAGTCGCCGCCACGGCCGACTGA
- a CDS encoding DUF555 domain-containing protein, whose product MHCRVVVEAAVPVYDVETEDEAIRIAISKTGEMLNPDLNYVEINMGERTSPSGEELPPAFIAADEALVALELEMTVFNVEREEHASRIARKEIGQRLANIPLEVLSVVVIEEDDDDDDGDGDNVDEVDEDQADTESADDSIDEPETTDTDDDSDTDTDNGDTDTDNEEGDDVLPEFEDLLE is encoded by the coding sequence ATGCACTGCAGGGTTGTCGTCGAAGCTGCTGTGCCGGTGTACGACGTCGAGACGGAAGACGAGGCAATCCGCATCGCGATCTCGAAGACTGGCGAGATGCTAAACCCTGACCTGAACTACGTCGAAATCAACATGGGCGAGCGCACCTCCCCCTCCGGTGAGGAGCTTCCGCCCGCCTTCATCGCCGCCGACGAGGCTCTCGTCGCCCTCGAACTCGAGATGACCGTCTTCAACGTCGAGCGAGAGGAACACGCCTCCCGCATCGCCCGCAAGGAGATCGGTCAGCGTCTGGCGAATATCCCGCTCGAGGTGCTTTCGGTCGTCGTTATCGAAGAGGACGACGATGACGATGACGGCGATGGCGATAATGTCGACGAAGTCGACGAAGACCAGGCGGATACCGAGTCAGCCGACGACAGTATCGACGAACCGGAAACGACCGATACCGACGACGACAGCGACACCGATACCGACAACGGAGACACCGATACCGACAACGAAGAAGGCGACGACGTCCTCCCCGAGTTCGAAGACCTCCTCGAGTAG
- a CDS encoding DNA-3-methyladenine glycosylase family protein, which produces METGVISSDELVGGFDLYLTLESGQSYLWTRNDGAMYTGERTPEAWYQTVVDGTPIQVRQPTGAADGNVEWRSSTDADPLVRRLLRLEDDLEAIATDAPDDPLIREAYTTHDGMRLVADPAFGTLISFICSAQMRVGRIHGMVSTLAREYGDAYALGGEPIHAFPTPEQLATASEADLRDLSLGYRAPYVERTAEMVATGEAHPAEARDLEYEAARDSLTQFVGVGDKVADCVLLFALGFDEAVPLDTWIKTAIAEYYPDCDRGNYGDTSRAIRERLGGRYAGYAQTYLFHHLRTGAVDA; this is translated from the coding sequence ATGGAAACGGGCGTCATCTCGAGCGACGAACTCGTGGGTGGTTTCGACCTGTATCTGACCCTCGAGAGCGGGCAGTCCTACCTCTGGACGCGGAACGACGGCGCGATGTACACCGGTGAGCGCACCCCCGAGGCGTGGTACCAGACGGTCGTCGATGGGACGCCGATTCAGGTGCGCCAGCCGACGGGAGCGGCCGACGGGAACGTCGAGTGGCGCTCGAGTACCGACGCCGACCCCCTCGTCCGGCGGCTGTTGCGACTCGAGGACGACCTCGAGGCCATCGCCACCGACGCCCCCGACGATCCGCTGATCAGAGAGGCCTACACGACCCACGACGGGATGCGACTGGTGGCTGATCCGGCCTTCGGCACGCTCATCTCGTTTATCTGTTCGGCGCAGATGCGGGTCGGTCGTATTCACGGCATGGTGTCGACCCTCGCCCGCGAGTACGGCGACGCGTACGCCCTCGGCGGGGAGCCGATCCACGCCTTCCCGACCCCCGAACAGCTCGCGACGGCGAGTGAGGCCGACCTGCGCGACCTGAGCCTCGGCTACCGGGCCCCCTACGTCGAACGCACCGCCGAGATGGTCGCTACGGGCGAGGCTCACCCGGCGGAGGCCCGCGACCTCGAGTACGAGGCCGCTCGCGACTCCCTCACCCAGTTCGTCGGCGTGGGCGACAAGGTGGCCGATTGTGTCCTGCTGTTCGCGCTCGGATTCGACGAGGCGGTTCCCCTCGATACGTGGATCAAGACGGCCATCGCGGAGTATTACCCCGACTGCGACCGCGGGAACTACGGTGACACCTCTCGGGCGATCCGCGAACGTCTCGGCGGTCGGTACGCGGGCTACGCCCAAACGTACCTCTTTCATCATCTTCGAACGGGTGCAGTCGACGCGTAA
- the cruF gene encoding bisanhydrobacterioruberin hydratase: MADRSARSETVDRATVQRRLETLITNNRFTIAVIFPLVGAITLVGSAEGLLPAPLAYNPLLILFGTLVMRSPLIVGLLPRIGRWALACLGLLTAYTYAIELVGVRTDWPYGAFEYTIQLGPMLFGEVPLALPLFFIPLVLNAYLLTLLVCRSHAESALVRLPAAIAAVVAVDLVLDPAAVAVGFWSFESGVYYGVPVSNYVGWLISGTVAVVLVDIAFDRAALLQRVHSCRFILDDLVSFVVLWGSINLLYGNWIAAGVAGVFCFGLIRTGRYDRTMVLEAIPGPIRARVGE, from the coding sequence ATGGCTGATCGCTCCGCACGATCCGAGACGGTCGACAGGGCAACCGTCCAGCGTCGCCTCGAGACCCTGATAACGAACAACCGGTTTACCATCGCCGTCATCTTTCCCCTCGTCGGCGCGATCACCCTGGTCGGCAGCGCAGAGGGGTTGTTACCCGCGCCGCTGGCGTACAACCCGCTGTTGATCCTCTTCGGGACGCTCGTGATGCGGTCCCCGCTGATCGTCGGCCTGTTGCCCCGAATCGGCCGGTGGGCGCTCGCCTGCCTGGGGCTATTGACGGCGTACACCTACGCGATCGAGCTCGTGGGTGTTCGCACGGACTGGCCCTACGGCGCGTTCGAGTACACGATCCAGCTCGGGCCGATGCTCTTCGGGGAGGTGCCCCTTGCGCTCCCGCTGTTTTTCATCCCGCTCGTGTTGAACGCGTACCTGCTCACGCTGCTGGTGTGCAGGTCGCATGCGGAGAGCGCCCTCGTGCGCCTCCCGGCAGCCATCGCCGCGGTCGTCGCCGTCGACCTCGTGCTCGACCCCGCCGCCGTCGCCGTGGGCTTCTGGTCGTTCGAGTCCGGCGTCTACTACGGCGTCCCCGTCTCGAACTACGTTGGCTGGCTCATCTCGGGCACCGTCGCCGTCGTGCTGGTCGACATCGCCTTCGACCGGGCGGCGCTGCTCCAGCGCGTCCACTCCTGTCGCTTCATCCTCGACGACCTGGTCAGCTTCGTGGTGCTGTGGGGGTCGATCAACCTCCTGTACGGCAACTGGATCGCTGCGGGCGTCGCCGGAGTGTTCTGTTTCGGCCTGATCCGAACCGGCCGGTACGATCGGACGATGGTGCTCGAGGCGATTCCGGGCCCGATTCGGGCTCGAGTCGGCGAGTGA
- a CDS encoding prenyltransferase translates to MTGRRDELVDQDVSSRWVDQLSYLLTLSRPRFWLYLAGPVLVGVAYAAETPTDLVTPAVIVLFAYFLIPANVFLYGINDIYDREIDAENPKKDDREARYAGHRIVPVAVVVGAVAPLLLLPWLPRPSWPWIALFLALGAGYSAPPVRFKTTPVLDSVSNGLYIVPGAAAYAAVAGTQPPLLAVAGAWLWAMGMHTFSAIPDIEPDRQAGIRTTATVLGERRTYAYCGGCWLGSAVAFGAIDYRMGLAMAVYPALVVAIATSSVAVSRAYWWFPAINTVVGATLTMGGLWRVFYG, encoded by the coding sequence GTGACGGGACGCCGTGACGAGTTGGTCGACCAGGATGTCTCGAGTCGCTGGGTCGACCAGCTTTCGTACCTGCTCACGCTCTCCCGACCACGCTTCTGGCTCTATCTGGCCGGGCCGGTACTCGTCGGGGTCGCCTACGCGGCCGAGACGCCGACCGATCTGGTCACGCCGGCGGTGATCGTGCTGTTCGCGTACTTCCTGATCCCGGCGAACGTCTTTCTGTACGGGATCAACGACATCTACGATCGAGAGATCGATGCCGAGAATCCCAAAAAGGACGACCGGGAGGCGCGGTATGCGGGCCATCGGATCGTACCGGTGGCCGTCGTCGTGGGTGCCGTCGCGCCACTGCTCTTGCTCCCGTGGCTTCCGCGTCCGTCCTGGCCCTGGATCGCCCTCTTCCTCGCTCTCGGAGCCGGCTACAGCGCGCCGCCCGTGCGCTTCAAGACGACGCCGGTGCTCGATTCCGTTTCGAACGGGCTCTACATCGTCCCCGGTGCTGCCGCCTACGCCGCCGTGGCGGGCACCCAGCCCCCACTCCTCGCCGTCGCCGGCGCGTGGCTGTGGGCGATGGGGATGCACACGTTTTCGGCGATTCCCGACATCGAGCCGGATCGGCAGGCTGGGATCAGAACGACGGCGACCGTACTCGGCGAACGGCGAACCTACGCCTACTGCGGGGGCTGCTGGCTCGGCAGCGCTGTCGCCTTCGGCGCTATCGACTATCGCATGGGCCTCGCGATGGCGGTCTACCCCGCGCTCGTCGTCGCCATCGCCACCTCGAGCGTCGCCGTCTCGAGGGCGTACTGGTGGTTCCCGGCGATCAACACCGTCGTGGGCGCCACGCTGACGATGGGCGGGCTCTGGAGGGTGTTCTATGGCTGA
- a CDS encoding phytoene desaturase family protein, with protein sequence MQSLAGASVVVIGAGIGGLSTACYLADAGATVRVIEKNDQLGGRASRLEEAGFRFDMGPSWYLMPDVFERFFATFDRTPADYYELTHLDPHYRIFFKDGDRVDITPDLERTKDVFEAYEDGAGDALERYLETSRENYEVGMKHFVYEDRERLRDYLDLDVARQARGLSLLGSMQGHVEKYFDHPKLQQIMQYTLVFLGGSPRNTPALYNLMSHVDFNLGVWYPENGLGGVIDGIADLGSELGVEYETGRPATEIKGHAGSFLVETPDGPLTADYVVSNADYAHTEQELLATERRGYAADYWASRTYAPSAFLLYLGVEGDVPELAHHTLVLPTGWDEHFAQIFDDPAWPDDPAYYLCVPSKTDDTVAPEGHTNLFVLVPIAAGLEDTPELRSSYRDQVLEDIADNTGTDLRDRIVFEESFCVEDFADRYNSYAGTALGMAHTLRQTSLFRPPHRSKEVDGLYFAGSYTTPGIGVPMCLISGELTAEKVLEDHGE encoded by the coding sequence ATGCAATCGCTGGCGGGAGCGTCGGTCGTCGTCATCGGCGCTGGAATCGGTGGACTGTCGACGGCGTGTTACCTCGCCGACGCCGGTGCGACTGTCCGGGTGATCGAGAAGAACGACCAGCTCGGCGGCCGGGCAAGTCGCCTTGAGGAAGCCGGCTTTCGCTTCGACATGGGGCCGTCGTGGTACCTGATGCCCGACGTCTTCGAGCGCTTTTTCGCGACCTTCGATCGGACGCCCGCGGACTACTACGAGTTGACCCACCTCGACCCCCACTATCGGATCTTCTTCAAGGACGGGGATCGAGTCGACATCACGCCCGACCTCGAGCGGACGAAGGACGTGTTCGAGGCGTACGAAGACGGTGCTGGCGACGCTCTGGAACGCTACCTCGAGACGTCCCGAGAGAACTACGAGGTCGGGATGAAACACTTCGTCTACGAGGATCGGGAACGACTGCGCGATTACCTGGATCTGGACGTGGCCCGTCAGGCCCGCGGGCTCTCGTTACTGGGCTCGATGCAGGGCCACGTCGAGAAATACTTCGACCACCCGAAGCTCCAGCAGATCATGCAGTACACGCTGGTGTTTCTCGGCGGCTCTCCGAGGAACACGCCCGCGCTGTACAACCTGATGAGTCACGTCGATTTCAACTTGGGCGTCTGGTACCCCGAGAACGGGCTGGGCGGCGTCATCGACGGCATCGCCGACCTCGGCTCGGAACTGGGCGTCGAGTACGAGACGGGACGACCCGCGACCGAGATCAAAGGCCACGCCGGGTCGTTCCTCGTCGAAACGCCGGACGGCCCGCTCACGGCGGACTACGTGGTGAGTAACGCCGACTACGCTCACACCGAACAGGAGCTGTTGGCAACCGAACGCCGAGGCTACGCCGCCGACTACTGGGCGTCGCGAACCTACGCCCCATCCGCGTTCCTGCTCTACCTCGGCGTCGAGGGAGACGTCCCCGAGCTGGCCCACCACACGCTCGTCCTCCCCACCGGGTGGGACGAGCACTTCGCACAGATTTTCGACGATCCTGCCTGGCCGGACGACCCCGCCTACTACCTCTGTGTGCCCTCGAAAACCGACGACACCGTCGCGCCCGAGGGACACACCAACCTGTTCGTCCTCGTGCCCATCGCCGCGGGCCTCGAGGACACCCCCGAGTTGCGGTCGTCCTATCGTGACCAGGTACTCGAGGACATCGCCGACAACACCGGCACCGACCTCCGGGATCGCATCGTCTTCGAGGAGTCGTTCTGCGTCGAGGACTTCGCCGATCGGTACAACAGCTACGCGGGGACGGCGCTGGGCATGGCTCACACACTCCGACAGACGTCGCTCTTCCGGCCACCGCATCGCTCGAAGGAAGTCGACGGGCTCTACTTTGCTGGCTCGTACACGACGCCCGGAATCGGCGTCCCCATGTGTCTGATCAGCGGCGAACTGACGGCCGAAAAAGTGCTCGAGGATCACGGCGAATAG
- a CDS encoding SDR family NAD(P)-dependent oxidoreductase has product MDESTVVVTGGTGGIGSAVAAAFLEAGATVVIGARDAAEIEETVDSLASDGDGDGDDDGHPQIEGLRTDVRDEFDLERLMETASRAGKTGGIDVVAACAGVYHGTPGETPSDSEPYSRFDDHLATNARGVFGTITEALPHLNEGARVLVPTGAVAREAKPGYGSYAMSKAAAEAVVRGFAADTDFVVGCLEPGQLATELTNGHGRDPETVAGMFVWAATECIPATLDGAVVDLKTWKQATR; this is encoded by the coding sequence ATGGACGAATCAACTGTCGTCGTCACCGGCGGCACGGGCGGCATCGGCAGCGCGGTGGCAGCGGCGTTTCTCGAAGCGGGCGCGACGGTCGTCATCGGTGCTCGAGACGCCGCCGAAATCGAGGAAACGGTCGACTCGCTGGCTAGCGATGGCGACGGTGACGGTGACGATGACGGGCACCCACAGATCGAGGGGCTCCGAACCGACGTCCGCGACGAGTTCGACCTCGAGCGCCTGATGGAGACTGCCTCGAGAGCAGGAAAAACGGGCGGCATCGACGTCGTCGCCGCCTGCGCGGGCGTCTACCACGGAACGCCGGGCGAGACCCCCAGCGATAGCGAGCCCTACAGCCGGTTCGACGATCACCTGGCGACGAACGCGAGAGGTGTGTTCGGAACGATCACCGAAGCGCTTCCCCACCTGAACGAGGGGGCTCGCGTCCTCGTCCCCACGGGGGCCGTTGCCCGCGAGGCCAAACCGGGCTACGGCTCCTACGCGATGTCGAAAGCCGCCGCCGAGGCCGTCGTGCGGGGATTCGCCGCCGACACCGATTTCGTCGTGGGCTGTCTCGAGCCGGGCCAGCTCGCCACGGAGCTGACGAACGGGCATGGCCGCGACCCCGAGACGGTTGCTGGGATGTTCGTCTGGGCGGCGACCGAGTGCATTCCGGCGACGTTGGATGGTGCCGTCGTCGATCTGAAAACGTGGAAGCAGGCGACGCGGTAG
- a CDS encoding YkgJ family cysteine cluster protein, whose translation MSTDGDEARNSSSDGDGATKASSDDDGNRRVEVYPDREVVVEFDPDLTFECVEDCTWCCHHGVLLYDRDLLELAQRANLAETTTQFRGEPFVTREEKEREEHVAEDGQACAFLREDGLCSLHLEHDWKPTRCSVFPLGVWLEDDGLHVDIRESAHDHCEGLDVSDRRVIDNLEAFLPELLWELENPDSDRTL comes from the coding sequence GTGTCCACCGACGGCGACGAGGCGAGGAATAGCTCGAGTGATGGCGATGGTGCAACGAAGGCCTCGAGTGACGACGACGGGAACCGCCGCGTCGAAGTCTACCCCGACCGCGAGGTCGTCGTCGAGTTCGATCCCGACCTCACCTTCGAGTGCGTCGAAGACTGTACCTGGTGTTGTCACCACGGCGTGTTGCTGTACGACCGCGACCTCCTCGAGCTGGCCCAGCGGGCGAACCTTGCGGAGACGACGACCCAGTTTCGAGGTGAGCCGTTCGTCACCCGCGAGGAAAAAGAACGCGAGGAGCACGTCGCCGAGGACGGCCAGGCCTGTGCATTTCTCCGCGAGGACGGACTGTGTTCGCTCCACCTCGAGCACGACTGGAAGCCGACGCGGTGTTCGGTGTTCCCCCTCGGGGTCTGGCTCGAGGACGACGGTCTCCACGTCGACATCAGGGAGTCGGCTCACGACCACTGCGAGGGACTGGACGTGAGCGACCGACGGGTGATCGACAACCTCGAGGCGTTTTTACCCGAACTGCTGTGGGAGCTCGAGAATCCGGACAGCGATCGGACGCTGTAG
- a CDS encoding adenosylcobinamide amidohydrolase — MAESAPAYEAERRDGVLRISRPDTEWLSTGWNGGRTGADCTYNISVPEGWNCDDLAPYVDARLADAGYPRDEAPVLLTGVDLEHARGAHHDSVTVYATAGVSNPAALPMKPSGERDRHRLEESSSGQSDTTAPPGTVNLVVGTTRALEAGALENLLAVAAEAKAATLLTRTGFPGTTTDAIVVGHDPAGQSRPFSGSATDVGAATRACVREAVTAALTSRYETTDATVPESVSAATYGVSTDARATVFRL, encoded by the coding sequence ATGGCTGAGTCAGCGCCCGCGTACGAGGCGGAGCGACGAGACGGCGTCCTGCGCATCAGTCGACCCGACACCGAGTGGCTCTCGACGGGCTGGAACGGCGGCCGAACGGGAGCAGATTGTACCTACAACATCTCCGTCCCGGAGGGGTGGAACTGCGACGACCTCGCGCCCTACGTCGATGCGCGACTCGCCGATGCGGGCTACCCACGTGACGAGGCGCCCGTCCTCCTCACTGGTGTCGACCTCGAGCACGCCCGCGGGGCCCACCACGACTCGGTCACCGTCTACGCCACCGCAGGCGTCTCGAACCCGGCAGCGCTGCCGATGAAACCGAGCGGCGAACGCGATCGCCACCGTCTCGAGGAGTCGTCGAGCGGGCAATCGGACACGACCGCTCCACCCGGCACCGTCAACCTCGTCGTCGGCACCACGCGGGCACTCGAGGCCGGGGCACTCGAGAACCTGCTCGCGGTCGCGGCCGAAGCCAAGGCGGCGACCCTGCTGACTCGGACGGGCTTTCCCGGCACCACGACTGACGCGATCGTCGTCGGCCACGACCCGGCGGGACAATCGCGGCCGTTTTCGGGCAGCGCAACGGACGTCGGTGCAGCCACGCGAGCATGTGTCCGGGAGGCCGTGACGGCGGCGCTCACCTCCCGATACGAGACAACGGACGCGACGGTTCCGGAGTCCGTTTCGGCCGCAACGTATGGCGTCTCGACTGACGCTCGAGCGACGGTCTTTCGGCTGTAG
- the cobD gene encoding threonine-phosphate decarboxylase CobD, which translates to MNPDSVETVSRVPHGGEPDRSLLDFSANTNPRIPDRVIDVYADALETARRYPDDAYPDYRAAVSDYVGCSENDVIPTPGGLAAIRLTLEACLEPGETVLVPAPSFGEYAREVRLQGATPRFVPHDELCEVDDVTLLEASLVIICTPNNPTGELTPRSRVETFADRCRAAETTLLVDEAFLGFTDEPSMAGHDDHVVVARSLTKLFGLPGLRAGFAVATGEIRERLEIARRAWNLGTPTAAVGAHCMRQTEFVRGTRREVAEERERMTDTLAADDRYEVTPSDAPFLLLEVIGDEDVDSLCRRTREAGVVIRDATSFRGLDSHVRVAIKDRASNDRLLEVLTDG; encoded by the coding sequence ATGAATCCTGACAGCGTCGAGACCGTATCTCGCGTCCCCCACGGGGGTGAGCCCGACCGGTCGCTGCTGGATTTCTCGGCGAACACCAATCCCCGCATTCCGGACAGGGTCATCGACGTGTACGCGGATGCGCTCGAGACGGCTCGACGATACCCTGACGACGCGTATCCGGACTACCGGGCCGCTGTGTCGGACTACGTCGGTTGTAGCGAAAACGACGTAATCCCGACCCCCGGCGGCCTCGCGGCGATTCGACTGACGCTCGAGGCCTGCCTCGAGCCCGGCGAGACGGTCCTGGTACCGGCACCGAGCTTCGGCGAGTACGCCCGCGAGGTTCGACTGCAAGGGGCGACGCCCCGGTTCGTGCCCCACGACGAGTTGTGCGAGGTCGACGATGTGACGCTTCTGGAGGCCTCGCTAGTCATCATCTGCACCCCGAACAATCCGACCGGGGAACTCACCCCACGCTCGCGAGTCGAGACGTTCGCCGACCGCTGTCGTGCGGCGGAGACGACGCTGCTCGTCGACGAAGCCTTCCTCGGGTTCACCGACGAGCCGTCGATGGCCGGCCACGACGATCACGTCGTCGTCGCCCGGTCGCTCACCAAACTGTTCGGCCTGCCGGGACTACGGGCCGGGTTCGCGGTCGCCACTGGAGAGATCCGGGAACGACTCGAGATCGCCCGACGCGCGTGGAACCTGGGGACGCCCACGGCCGCCGTTGGTGCACATTGCATGCGTCAGACGGAGTTCGTCCGGGGGACGCGACGGGAGGTCGCTGAGGAACGGGAACGTATGACCGACACGCTCGCCGCGGACGACCGCTACGAGGTCACCCCGTCGGACGCACCGTTTCTACTGCTCGAGGTCATTGGCGACGAGGACGTCGATTCGCTGTGTCGACGAACCCGAGAGGCTGGCGTCGTCATCCGCGACGCGACCTCCTTTCGCGGCCTCGACTCCCATGTCCGCGTGGCGATCAAAGATCGGGCCTCCAACGATCGGTTGCTCGAGGTGTTGACCGATGGCTGA
- a CDS encoding nicotinate-nucleotide--dimethylbenzimidazole phosphoribosyltransferase, protein MRVILAAGSTATGLIDGLSAAGAAADVMKYTPAADAEILVYGRPTAAPVTPVSPTGCPTPAAITRAVREVVGFDVTVLDAGLAESTAAPTVSVGAEPGADIRAATAVSDATAIYDRAVTFGSSLPDDELLIGETIPGGTTTALGVMTALGEPLSVSSSLPENPLERKRTVVSSGLESSDLEPGACAGEPVAAIEDVGDPVQAAVAGVAAGALEADIDVTLGGGTQLVAAAAILRHAGIDDPLSLATTAFVADDPAVDLAEAADRFNLEVTVTDPGFDRADHVAMTRYCAGEAKEGVAMGGALSLVPDGSFATVRGRIETVCERLGIEDESETTHQDERPISEEVGDES, encoded by the coding sequence ATGCGAGTAATCCTCGCCGCCGGATCGACCGCGACGGGGCTCATCGACGGCCTCAGCGCCGCCGGGGCCGCCGCCGACGTGATGAAATACACCCCCGCTGCAGACGCCGAAATCCTCGTTTACGGTCGGCCCACGGCCGCACCGGTAACACCGGTCAGCCCCACCGGCTGTCCGACCCCGGCGGCGATCACCCGCGCCGTCAGGGAGGTCGTCGGCTTCGACGTGACCGTTCTCGACGCCGGACTGGCTGAATCGACGGCCGCGCCGACCGTCTCGGTCGGAGCCGAGCCGGGCGCCGATATCAGAGCCGCCACAGCGGTTTCAGACGCCACAGCGATCTACGACCGCGCGGTGACGTTCGGCTCGAGTCTCCCCGACGACGAACTCCTCATCGGGGAGACGATCCCGGGCGGGACGACGACGGCCCTTGGCGTGATGACTGCCCTCGGCGAGCCACTGTCGGTCTCCTCGTCCCTGCCCGAGAACCCGCTCGAGCGAAAGCGCACGGTCGTCTCGTCGGGACTCGAGTCGAGCGATCTCGAGCCCGGTGCGTGTGCGGGTGAGCCGGTGGCGGCAATCGAGGACGTCGGCGATCCCGTCCAAGCCGCGGTCGCGGGCGTCGCCGCGGGCGCACTCGAGGCCGACATCGACGTCACGCTCGGCGGCGGCACCCAGCTGGTGGCCGCCGCGGCGATCCTTCGTCACGCCGGGATCGACGATCCGCTCTCCCTGGCGACGACCGCCTTCGTTGCCGACGACCCCGCCGTCGACCTCGCGGAGGCGGCCGACCGATTCAATCTCGAGGTGACCGTCACCGATCCCGGGTTCGATCGTGCGGATCACGTCGCCATGACGCGCTATTGCGCCGGCGAGGCGAAAGAGGGCGTGGCGATGGGCGGGGCACTCTCGCTCGTCCCCGACGGCTCGTTCGCGACGGTGCGGGGGCGGATCGAAACGGTCTGTGAGCGCCTCGGCATCGAGGACGAGTCGGAGACGACGCACCAGGACGAACGACCGATATCGGAGGAGGTCGGCGATGAATCCTGA
- the cobS gene encoding adenosylcobinamide-GDP ribazoletransferase produces the protein MTRRPRRSRQSNRSQGSIVGDWLQALRGAVTFLTRLPVPRVGSGGGADGAAATDWDAFRSRPWTIPVVGWLVGSLLGLLVFLTSGLPAPTVTVAYLVGIYLLTGINHLDGVADLGDAVVVHGDTERRRAVMTDTTAGVGAVLAVVVVIAGLLMAGLSLAGIPLAVAVAAVIAAEVGAKLGMAAMACFGTAAHDGFGSQLTSATDPSAFVVPTLLSIPVLALTWPQPVAGLALAGGLLGTALPWWWAHRHLEGVSGDVFGAANEIGRILGLHVGVIAWTFW, from the coding sequence ATGACGCGACGACCGCGACGATCGCGACAATCGAACCGATCCCAAGGGTCGATCGTCGGCGATTGGCTTCAAGCGCTCCGGGGTGCGGTCACGTTTCTGACGCGGCTCCCGGTTCCACGGGTCGGTTCAGGTGGTGGTGCCGACGGTGCGGCGGCAACTGACTGGGACGCCTTCCGATCGCGGCCGTGGACGATCCCGGTCGTCGGCTGGCTCGTCGGCTCGCTGCTGGGACTGCTGGTGTTTCTGACGTCCGGGCTGCCGGCTCCGACGGTAACCGTGGCCTACCTGGTCGGAATCTACCTCCTGACCGGTATCAATCACCTCGACGGCGTCGCCGACCTCGGCGATGCGGTCGTCGTTCACGGCGATACCGAGCGCAGACGAGCCGTCATGACGGATACGACCGCGGGTGTCGGAGCCGTCCTGGCGGTCGTCGTCGTCATCGCGGGACTTCTCATGGCAGGGCTCTCCCTCGCGGGCATCCCGCTCGCGGTCGCTGTCGCGGCCGTCATCGCCGCCGAGGTCGGTGCCAAACTCGGGATGGCCGCCATGGCCTGCTTCGGAACGGCCGCACACGACGGGTTCGGCTCACAGTTGACGAGCGCCACCGATCCCAGCGCGTTCGTGGTTCCCACACTGCTGTCGATCCCGGTACTCGCCCTGACGTGGCCACAACCGGTCGCCGGCCTGGCACTCGCTGGCGGACTCCTCGGCACCGCACTCCCGTGGTGGTGGGCCCACCGCCACCTCGAGGGCGTCTCCGGCGACGTGTTCGGCGCAGCGAACGAGATCGGCCGCATCCTCGGGCTTCACGTGGGGGTGATCGCGTGGACGTTCTGGTGA